A single region of the Streptomyces sp. ITFR-16 genome encodes:
- the truA gene encoding tRNA pseudouridine(38-40) synthase TruA: MSDVVEPGFVRLRLDLAYDGKDFSGWAKQTARRTVQGEIEDALRTVTRSGRTYDLTVAGRTDAGVHARGQVAHVDLPAGVWAEHAEKLLRRMAGRMAPDVRVWRIAEAPAGFNARFSALWRRYAYRVADRPGGVDPLVRGHVLWHDRPLDVAAMNAAAARMTGEHDFAAYCKKREGATTIRTLQKLSWVRDEASGIITGTVQADAFCHNMVRALVGSMLFVGDGRRPDPWPAEVLAAGVRDPGVHVVRPHGLTLEEVAYPADALLAARAVEARNVRTLPGAGCC; the protein is encoded by the coding sequence GTGAGTGACGTGGTGGAGCCCGGGTTCGTACGGCTGCGGCTGGACCTGGCGTACGACGGCAAGGACTTCTCGGGCTGGGCGAAGCAGACCGCCCGGCGGACGGTGCAGGGGGAGATCGAGGACGCGCTGCGGACCGTGACCCGCTCCGGCCGGACCTACGACCTGACCGTGGCCGGGCGCACCGACGCCGGGGTGCACGCGCGCGGCCAGGTCGCGCATGTGGATCTGCCGGCCGGGGTGTGGGCCGAGCACGCCGAGAAGCTGCTGCGGCGGATGGCCGGGCGGATGGCGCCGGACGTACGGGTGTGGCGGATCGCGGAGGCGCCCGCCGGGTTCAACGCCCGTTTCTCCGCGCTGTGGCGCCGGTACGCGTACCGGGTGGCGGACCGGCCGGGCGGGGTGGACCCGCTGGTGCGGGGTCATGTCCTGTGGCACGACCGGCCGTTGGACGTGGCGGCGATGAACGCGGCGGCGGCGCGCATGACGGGGGAGCACGACTTCGCCGCGTACTGCAAGAAGCGCGAGGGTGCCACGACCATCCGCACGCTGCAGAAGCTGAGCTGGGTACGGGACGAGGCGTCCGGGATCATCACCGGGACCGTCCAGGCCGACGCGTTCTGCCACAACATGGTGCGGGCGCTGGTGGGTTCGATGCTGTTCGTGGGCGACGGGCGGCGCCCGGACCCGTGGCCGGCCGAGGTGCTGGCGGCCGGGGTGCGGGACCCGGGGGTGCACGTGGTGCGCCCGCACGGGCTGACGCTGGAGGAAGTCGCCTACCCGGCCGACGCGTTGCTGGCCGCCCGTGCGGTGGAGGCCCGCAATGTGCGGACGCTGCCGGGCGCCGGCTGCTGCTGA
- the rplQ gene encoding 50S ribosomal protein L17 — translation MPQPAKGARLGGSAAHEKLLLNNLAKSLFEHGRITTTEAKARRLRPVAERFITKAKKGDIHNRRLVLQSITDKGIVHTLFTEIAPRYENRPGGYTRITKIGNRRGDNAPMAVIELVEALTVAQAATGEAEAATKRAVKEDALKKDETPVESVEDAKPAEADEESKDA, via the coding sequence ATGCCTCAGCCCGCCAAGGGTGCCCGTCTGGGCGGCAGCGCTGCGCACGAGAAGCTTCTTCTCAACAACCTCGCGAAGTCGCTGTTCGAGCACGGCCGCATCACCACGACCGAGGCCAAGGCCCGTCGCCTGCGTCCGGTCGCCGAGCGTTTCATCACCAAGGCGAAGAAGGGCGACATCCACAACCGTCGCCTGGTGCTGCAGTCGATCACGGACAAGGGCATCGTGCACACGCTCTTCACCGAGATCGCCCCGCGGTACGAGAACCGCCCCGGTGGTTACACCCGCATCACCAAGATCGGCAACCGTCGTGGCGACAACGCCCCGATGGCCGTCATCGAGCTGGTCGAGGCCCTGACCGTGGCGCAGGCCGCCACCGGTGAGGCCGAGGCCGCCACGAAGCGTGCGGTCAAGGAAGACGCCCTCAAGAAGGACGAGACCCCGGTCGAGTCCGTCGAGGACGCCAAGCCGGCCGAGGCCGACGAGGAGTCCAAGGACGCCTGA
- a CDS encoding DNA-directed RNA polymerase subunit alpha: MLIAQRPSLTEEVVDEFRSRFVIEPLEPGFGYTLGNSLRRTLLSSIPGAAVTSIRIDGVLHEFTTVPGVKEDVTDLILNIKQLVVSSEHDEPVVMYLRKQGPGLVTAADIAPPAGVEVHNPDLVLATLNGKGKLEMELTVERGRGYVSAVQNKQVGQEIGRIPVDSIYSPVLKVTYKVEATRVEQRTDFDKLIVDVETKQAMRPRDAMASAGKTLVELFGLARELNIDAEGIDMGPSPTDAALAADLALPIEELELTVRSYNCLKREGIHSVGELVARSEADLLDIRNFGAKSIDEVKAKLAGMGLALKDSPPGFDPTAAADAFGADDDADAGFVETEQY; the protein is encoded by the coding sequence ATGCTTATCGCTCAGCGTCCGTCGCTGACCGAAGAGGTCGTCGACGAGTTCCGCTCCCGGTTCGTCATCGAGCCGCTGGAGCCGGGCTTCGGCTACACCCTCGGCAACTCGCTCCGCCGCACGCTCCTCTCCTCGATCCCGGGTGCCGCTGTCACCAGCATCCGCATCGACGGTGTCCTGCACGAGTTCACCACCGTGCCGGGCGTCAAGGAGGACGTCACCGACCTCATCCTCAACATCAAGCAGCTGGTCGTCTCCTCGGAGCACGACGAGCCGGTCGTGATGTACCTGCGCAAGCAGGGTCCCGGCCTGGTCACCGCCGCCGACATCGCCCCGCCGGCCGGTGTCGAGGTGCACAACCCGGACCTCGTCCTGGCCACGCTGAACGGCAAGGGCAAGCTGGAGATGGAGCTGACCGTCGAGCGCGGTCGCGGCTACGTCTCCGCCGTCCAGAACAAGCAGGTGGGCCAGGAGATCGGCCGGATCCCGGTCGACTCCATCTACTCGCCGGTGCTCAAGGTCACGTACAAGGTCGAGGCGACCCGTGTCGAGCAGCGCACCGACTTCGACAAGCTGATCGTCGACGTCGAGACCAAGCAGGCCATGCGTCCCCGTGACGCCATGGCGTCGGCCGGCAAGACCCTGGTCGAGCTGTTCGGTCTGGCGCGCGAGCTCAACATCGACGCCGAGGGCATCGACATGGGCCCGTCCCCGACGGACGCCGCGCTCGCCGCCGATCTGGCGCTGCCGATCGAGGAGCTGGAGCTCACGGTCCGCTCGTACAACTGCCTCAAGCGCGAGGGCATCCACTCGGTGGGCGAGCTCGTGGCCCGCTCCGAGGCGGACCTGCTCGACATCCGCAACTTCGGTGCGAAGTCGATCGACGAGGTCAAGGCGAAGCTGGCCGGTATGGGCCTGGCGCTGAAGGACTCGCCTCCCGGCTTCGACCCGACCGCCGCAGCCGACGCGTTCGGTGCGGACGACGACGCGGACGCCGGTTTCGTGGAGACCGAGCAGTACTGA
- the rpsK gene encoding 30S ribosomal protein S11, whose product MPPKGRQGAAKKVRRKEKKNVAHGHAHIKSTFNNTIVSITDPSGNVISWASAGHVGFKGSRKSTPFAAQMAAESAARRAQEHGMRKVDVFVKGPGSGRETAIRSLQATGLEVGSIQDVTPTPHNGCRPPKRRRV is encoded by the coding sequence ATGCCCCCCAAGGGTCGTCAGGGCGCAGCCAAGAAGGTGCGTCGCAAGGAAAAGAAGAACGTCGCTCACGGCCACGCGCACATCAAGAGCACGTTCAACAACACCATCGTCTCGATCACGGACCCCTCGGGCAACGTGATCTCCTGGGCCTCCGCCGGCCACGTCGGCTTCAAGGGCTCGCGCAAGTCCACCCCCTTCGCCGCGCAGATGGCCGCCGAGTCGGCCGCCCGCCGCGCGCAGGAGCACGGCATGCGCAAGGTCGACGTCTTCGTCAAGGGTCCGGGCTCCGGCCGCGAGACCGCGATCCGCTCCCTCCAGGCCACGGGCCTCGAGGTCGGTTCGATCCAGGACGTCACCCCGACGCCGCACAACGGCTGCCGTCCGCCGAAGCGCCGTCGCGTCTGA
- the rpsM gene encoding 30S ribosomal protein S13 has translation MARVSGVDIPREKRVEVALTYVFGIGRTRSKEILATTGVNPNTRVRDLAEEDLVKIREYVDANLRTEGDLRREIQADIRRKVEIGCYQGIRHRRGLPVHGQRTSTNARTRKGPRRAIAGKKKPGKK, from the coding sequence ATGGCACGCGTTTCAGGTGTTGACATCCCGCGCGAAAAGCGCGTGGAGGTTGCCCTCACCTACGTCTTCGGTATCGGGCGCACCCGGTCCAAGGAGATCCTCGCCACCACCGGCGTGAACCCGAACACCCGCGTTCGTGACCTGGCCGAAGAGGACCTGGTCAAGATCCGCGAGTACGTGGACGCCAACCTTCGCACCGAGGGTGACCTCCGCCGCGAGATCCAGGCCGACATCCGCCGCAAGGTCGAGATCGGCTGCTACCAGGGCATCCGCCACCGTCGCGGTCTGCCGGTCCACGGCCAGCGCACCAGCACCAACGCCCGTACCCGCAAGGGTCCGCGTCGCGCGATCGCCGGTAAGAAGAAGCCGGGCAAGAAGTAG
- the rpmJ gene encoding 50S ribosomal protein L36: MKVKPSVKKICDKCKVIRRHGRVMVICDNLRHKQRQG; this comes from the coding sequence ATGAAGGTCAAGCCGAGCGTCAAGAAGATCTGCGACAAGTGCAAGGTGATCCGCCGTCACGGTCGGGTCATGGTCATCTGCGACAACCTGCGCCACAAGCAGCGCCAGGGCTGA
- the infA gene encoding translation initiation factor IF-1, with protein sequence MAKKQGAIEIEGTVIESLPNAMFKVELQNGHKVLAHISGKMRMHYIRILPDDRVVVELSPYDLTRGRIVYRYK encoded by the coding sequence GTGGCCAAGAAGCAAGGTGCCATCGAAATTGAGGGCACCGTGATCGAGTCCCTCCCGAACGCCATGTTCAAGGTGGAACTCCAGAACGGTCACAAGGTCCTCGCGCACATCTCCGGCAAGATGCGGATGCACTACATCCGAATCCTCCCGGACGACCGGGTCGTCGTGGAGCTCTCTCCGTACGACCTGACGCGTGGCCGGATCGTCTACCGCTACAAGTAG
- the map gene encoding type I methionyl aminopeptidase produces MVQIKTPEQIAKMREAGLVVAAIHAATREAAVPGATTRDLDQVARKVIADHGAKSNFLGYGGFPATICTSVNEVVVHGIPDDKTVLKDGDIISIDAGAIVDGWHGDAAYTAFVGTGHAPELVELSRVTEESMWAGIAAMKVNNRLLDISKAIESYIRRQPRPATGKYGIIEDYGGHGIGTEMHMDPHLLNYVSRKRGKGIKLVPGVCLAIEPMVSLGTARTEVLQDEWTVITTDGTWSSHWEHSIALTEQGPLVLTAPDCGREKLAQYGVEAAPDPLG; encoded by the coding sequence ATGGTGCAGATCAAGACCCCCGAGCAGATCGCGAAGATGCGTGAGGCGGGGCTGGTGGTCGCTGCCATTCACGCGGCCACCCGTGAGGCGGCGGTGCCCGGCGCCACGACGCGGGACCTGGACCAGGTCGCCCGCAAGGTGATCGCCGACCACGGGGCGAAGTCGAACTTCCTGGGGTACGGCGGGTTCCCCGCGACGATCTGCACCTCGGTCAACGAGGTCGTCGTCCACGGCATCCCGGACGACAAGACGGTCCTCAAGGACGGGGACATCATCTCCATCGACGCCGGCGCCATCGTCGACGGCTGGCACGGCGACGCCGCGTACACCGCCTTCGTCGGCACCGGTCACGCTCCGGAGCTCGTCGAGCTGTCCCGGGTGACCGAGGAGTCGATGTGGGCCGGCATCGCCGCGATGAAGGTGAACAACCGGCTCCTCGACATCTCCAAGGCGATCGAGTCCTACATCCGCCGCCAGCCCCGCCCCGCGACCGGCAAGTACGGGATCATCGAGGACTACGGCGGGCACGGCATCGGCACCGAGATGCACATGGACCCGCATCTGCTGAACTACGTCTCCCGCAAGCGCGGCAAGGGCATCAAGCTGGTCCCGGGCGTGTGCCTGGCCATCGAGCCGATGGTGTCCCTCGGCACGGCCCGTACCGAGGTGCTCCAGGACGAGTGGACCGTCATCACCACCGACGGCACCTGGTCCTCGCACTGGGAGCACTCGATCGCCCTGACGGAGCAGGGGCCGCTGGTCCTCACCGCCCCGGACTGCGGCCGCGAGAAGCTGGCCCAGTACGGCGTGGAGGCGGCGCCCGACCCGCTGGGGTGA
- a CDS encoding adenylate kinase: MRIVLVGPPGAGKGTQAAYLAKNLSIPHISTGDLFRANISQGTDLGKQARAFMDAGQLVPDEVTIGMAKDRMSQPDAVNGFLLDGFPRNVGQAEALDVMLKDEGVKLDAVLDLEVPEDEVVKRIAGRRICRNESAHVFHVTYNPPKTEGVCDTCGGELYQRDDDSEETVRTRLEVYHTQTEPIIDYYRAQNLVVTISALGKVTDVTERAMEALRSDEG; this comes from the coding sequence ATGCGAATCGTCCTCGTCGGCCCGCCGGGTGCCGGCAAGGGAACGCAGGCTGCGTACCTTGCCAAGAACCTGTCGATTCCGCACATCTCCACGGGCGACCTCTTCCGCGCCAACATCAGTCAGGGCACCGACCTTGGCAAGCAGGCCCGCGCCTTCATGGACGCGGGGCAGTTGGTGCCGGACGAGGTCACGATCGGGATGGCCAAGGACCGCATGTCCCAGCCGGACGCGGTCAACGGCTTCCTGCTCGACGGCTTCCCGCGCAACGTGGGACAGGCCGAGGCCCTTGATGTGATGCTCAAGGACGAGGGCGTAAAGCTGGACGCGGTGCTCGACCTGGAGGTCCCCGAGGACGAGGTCGTGAAGCGGATCGCCGGTCGCCGGATCTGCCGCAACGAGAGCGCGCACGTCTTCCACGTGACGTACAACCCGCCGAAGACCGAGGGTGTCTGCGACACCTGCGGCGGCGAGCTGTACCAGCGCGACGACGACAGCGAAGAGACGGTCCGCACCCGGCTCGAGGTCTACCACACGCAGACCGAGCCGATCATCGACTACTACAGGGCACAGAACCTGGTGGTCACCATCTCCGCGCTCGGCAAGGTCACCGACGTGACCGAGCGGGCGATGGAGGCTCTGCGGTCCGACGAGGGCTGA